Proteins encoded in a region of the Agrobacterium tumefaciens genome:
- a CDS encoding replication protein A, with translation MFEQIGAALTGAPNGRARTPVRRQSRALGRCEAVFWRRTNREEVQRILLAAKRYERIERQAGARSGPLGAVAIEVLELFVNLVDYKTGRLEPSIDTLMLRLKRSRDAIVRALKNLRTHGFLDWLRRYEPTGNTGRGPQVQQTSNAYRLSLPERAKRFLGRFGIAPPLPDDHLQAMAARTAAIEEHRVTLALDERALFDLGDNPLGQALARLGKSIKQRESARQTESLPGSIIYRRE, from the coding sequence ATGTTTGAACAGATAGGTGCGGCGCTCACAGGAGCGCCGAACGGACGGGCACGCACACCCGTCAGAAGGCAGAGCCGCGCGCTCGGCCGATGCGAAGCCGTCTTCTGGCGGCGCACCAATCGCGAGGAAGTGCAGCGCATTCTTCTTGCTGCTAAGCGCTATGAACGGATCGAGCGCCAAGCCGGCGCGAGGAGCGGCCCCTTGGGTGCCGTCGCCATCGAGGTCCTGGAGCTGTTCGTCAATCTTGTCGATTACAAGACCGGCCGGCTGGAGCCATCGATCGACACGCTGATGCTCCGGCTCAAACGCTCGCGTGACGCAATCGTCCGCGCGCTGAAGAATCTTCGCACCCATGGTTTTCTGGATTGGCTGCGTCGATACGAGCCGACGGGCAATACGGGACGTGGCCCACAGGTTCAGCAAACCAGCAATGCCTATCGCCTCTCCCTTCCCGAACGCGCCAAGCGCTTCCTTGGCCGGTTCGGGATTGCCCCTCCCCTCCCCGACGACCATCTCCAGGCCATGGCGGCGCGAACGGCTGCCATTGAGGAGCATCGTGTTACCCTGGCGCTGGATGAACGCGCCCTATTCGACCTCGGCGACAATCCCCTGGGGCAAGCCCTCGCACGCCTTGGAAAATCAATAAAACAACGCGAGTCCGCCAGACAGACTGAATCCCTTCCTGGTTCTATAATATATAGACGGGAATAA